A stretch of Aythya fuligula isolate bAytFul2 chromosome 1, bAytFul2.pri, whole genome shotgun sequence DNA encodes these proteins:
- the SMPX gene encoding small muscular protein has product MSKQPASHVKAIQANINIPMGAFRPGAGHPHKRKEQTPEEVDESVPATEEEKEKKHLPGAKKLPGPAVNLSEIQNIKSELKFVPRAEQ; this is encoded by the exons ATGTCAAAGCAGCCAGCGTCACATGTCAAAGCCATTCAG GCTAATATTAACATCCCAATGGGAGCATTTCGACCTGGTGCAGGCCACCCtcataaaagaaaagaacaaacaccTGAAGAAGTGGACGAG AGTGTTCCTGCtacagaggaggagaaagaaaagaaacatctccCAGGAGCTAAGAAACTTCCAGGTCCTGCTGTCAACTTATCAGAGATTCAGAACATAAAGAGTGAGCTGAAATttgtccccagagctgaacagtAG